The Fructilactobacillus ixorae genome has a window encoding:
- a CDS encoding glycosyltransferase, translated as MKKKTNGEAMNFFVNRAMGIGNSGIEHAQFYRAQRFTEAHLPYRLVFVQLIKNLHEAMAEWNLQNDQVINMYEYFVLGERYLTKGVRRFYKPRDQQVVDGTKTIRMLKSVTSSGVQIMETMVRYSQPTELLAVSKVELFEYSSGTRKVTFDFYHNQKGGTVIRNIHLFDQNQQHLFFRNEIQLQRYFFAQLDRVYGYKSNWFLDRGEESEVALFYPKFANSRVLEMVHADHLANRDDPNHPLWNNYYEYALTHLDRIDRAVSATQRQTDDFLVDFPNETQKFVTIPVGGVADHPEPPRRTWKPGEQFHLVTASRLAGEKHIDLAVRAIAKLRQLGFDVTFDIYGVGTQEKIISDTIKTEGLEDYVHLKGFSSQLDRVYPQYDAFLTASFSEGFGLTTIEALNAGLPVVAYAARFGALELIKDGVNGFLEPFKVGDDHLYFNVNSLVNGVQRLLASDYAQVQKATQASMKPFRHHVITKRWEELVHALRSGK; from the coding sequence ATGAAAAAAAAGACTAATGGCGAAGCGATGAATTTTTTTGTCAACCGTGCGATGGGAATTGGAAATTCTGGGATCGAACACGCCCAGTTTTATCGGGCGCAACGGTTTACAGAGGCCCACTTACCCTATCGGTTGGTGTTCGTACAGTTAATTAAAAACCTGCATGAAGCAATGGCGGAGTGGAACTTACAGAATGATCAAGTGATCAATATGTATGAATATTTTGTGCTGGGCGAACGGTACCTTACCAAGGGGGTGCGCCGGTTTTATAAACCACGTGATCAGCAGGTTGTCGATGGAACCAAGACCATCCGGATGTTAAAGTCGGTTACTAGTTCAGGAGTCCAAATCATGGAAACCATGGTGCGCTATTCTCAGCCGACGGAACTCCTGGCGGTTTCTAAAGTAGAATTGTTTGAATACTCCTCTGGAACCCGAAAAGTAACCTTTGATTTTTACCATAATCAAAAGGGAGGGACGGTAATCCGGAACATTCATTTGTTTGATCAAAATCAGCAGCATCTTTTCTTTCGCAATGAAATTCAGTTACAACGGTATTTTTTTGCGCAACTAGACCGGGTTTATGGTTACAAAAGTAACTGGTTTCTGGATCGGGGCGAAGAGAGTGAAGTGGCTCTCTTTTATCCGAAGTTTGCTAACAGTCGAGTGCTTGAAATGGTCCATGCCGATCATCTGGCTAACCGGGATGATCCTAACCATCCGTTGTGGAATAACTATTATGAATATGCGCTAACCCATTTAGACCGGATTGACCGGGCTGTATCAGCGACGCAACGGCAAACTGATGACTTTTTAGTCGATTTTCCCAATGAAACTCAGAAATTTGTTACGATTCCCGTAGGTGGGGTTGCTGATCATCCAGAGCCACCACGACGAACCTGGAAACCGGGCGAACAATTCCACTTGGTAACTGCCTCGCGGCTCGCTGGCGAAAAACACATTGATCTCGCAGTCCGCGCCATTGCTAAGCTACGCCAATTAGGGTTTGACGTGACCTTTGACATCTATGGAGTCGGCACGCAGGAAAAAATTATCAGTGATACCATCAAAACAGAAGGCTTGGAAGACTACGTGCACCTTAAGGGCTTTTCTAGTCAGCTTGACCGCGTTTACCCGCAGTACGATGCCTTTTTGACGGCTTCTTTTTCCGAAGGCTTTGGGCTAACCACCATTGAAGCTCTGAATGCCGGCCTACCAGTGGTCGCTTATGCCGCGCGGTTTGGGGCACTTGAATTAATCAAGGATGGAGTGAACGGCTTTTTGGAGCCGTTTAAAGTGGGAGATGACCATCTGTACTTTAACGTCAATAGCTTGGTTAACGGAGTTCAGCGCCTGCTAGCTTCGGACTATGCTCAGGTTCAAAAGGCAACCCAAGCGTCCATGAAGCCGTTTCGGCATCACGTCATTACGAAAAGGTGGGAGGAACTAGTTCATGCACTACGAAGTGGTAAATAA